One genomic window of uncultured delta proteobacterium includes the following:
- a CDS encoding exported hypothetical protein (Evidence 5 : No homology to any previously reported sequences), whose protein sequence is MNTPQTSLALSRTRRTTLALSLVIFFAGLCAFGLWDNPYLPQISRAAAPAEPSEEELPQPKPLQTEREYVPAETVTITPPPASDDGAAQESPAPSAEAQQAQEKRPEPAVEGKTAAQPVAQPPATPAPGALSWAPLIARLAADGFDARQMEDLFASLKSPPLPEFMAQKAIELYGRYGKAILNVTDEDRVKFAPPDYTRIAGGMTVASGRRTMEANKSFYEGLYKRYGVPAPFIIAIMMVETGLGAEVGKQSALLALGSMSVTSSLDEVLPVITGLNSNRDEIRELLKARSDWAYGELKALIEYARAVGKDAATVPGSIYGAIGICQFMPSNIPNYAVSTNKARPTPDLFVLSDAAASVACYLSAHGWKKAQTPSAQIAVLRSYNHSDVYASTVYGVATALIAPSTHRGAESARKGGNAVSAARESARASIPANAKKAKPMDDLPNYKDLLK, encoded by the coding sequence ATGAACACGCCGCAGACCAGCCTGGCGCTTTCCAGGACCCGCAGGACGACGCTGGCCTTGAGCCTCGTTATTTTTTTCGCGGGCCTGTGCGCATTCGGTTTATGGGACAACCCCTATTTGCCGCAAATATCACGGGCGGCGGCTCCCGCCGAACCGTCCGAGGAAGAACTGCCGCAGCCAAAGCCCCTGCAAACGGAACGGGAATACGTGCCCGCGGAAACGGTGACCATTACCCCGCCGCCTGCGTCCGATGACGGCGCGGCCCAGGAAAGCCCGGCCCCGAGCGCCGAAGCACAGCAGGCGCAAGAAAAAAGGCCGGAACCGGCAGTGGAAGGGAAGACAGCGGCCCAACCCGTGGCGCAGCCCCCCGCCACACCCGCTCCCGGCGCCCTCTCCTGGGCTCCGCTCATCGCGCGCCTTGCGGCTGACGGGTTTGACGCCCGGCAGATGGAAGATCTTTTCGCGTCCCTCAAAAGCCCTCCCCTGCCGGAGTTCATGGCGCAAAAGGCCATTGAGCTCTATGGGCGCTACGGCAAAGCCATCCTCAATGTTACCGACGAGGATCGGGTCAAATTCGCCCCGCCCGACTACACCCGCATTGCGGGCGGCATGACAGTGGCCTCGGGCCGCCGGACCATGGAAGCGAACAAAAGTTTTTACGAAGGGCTGTATAAACGGTACGGCGTGCCCGCCCCGTTTATCATAGCCATCATGATGGTGGAAACCGGGCTCGGCGCGGAAGTGGGGAAACAAAGCGCCCTCCTGGCGCTGGGCAGCATGTCCGTTACCAGTTCCCTCGACGAGGTTCTGCCCGTCATCACGGGGCTTAACTCGAACAGAGACGAAATCCGGGAACTGCTCAAAGCCCGTTCCGACTGGGCCTACGGCGAGCTTAAGGCCCTTATCGAATACGCGCGGGCCGTGGGCAAGGATGCCGCGACCGTTCCCGGCTCCATCTACGGGGCCATAGGCATTTGCCAGTTCATGCCGAGCAATATCCCGAATTATGCTGTCTCCACCAACAAAGCCAGGCCGACTCCGGACCTGTTCGTTCTGTCGGACGCGGCGGCCAGCGTGGCCTGCTACCTCTCCGCCCACGGCTGGAAAAAGGCGCAGACGCCCTCGGCCCAAATAGCCGTGCTGCGGTCTTACAACCACTCCGATGTCTATGCGTCCACGGTCTACGGAGTGGCGACGGCGCTCATAGCCCCCTCCACTCACCGGGGAGCGGAAAGCGCGCGCAAGGGCGGGAACGCCGTGAGCGCCGCGCGGGAAAGCGCGCGGGCCAGCATCCCGGCAAACGCCAAAAAAGCCAAACCCATGGACGATCTGCCGAATTACAAAGACCTTCTCAAATGA
- a CDS encoding Branched-chain amino acid transport system II carrier protein, producing the protein MKQLSINSIIVGFALFSMFFGAGNIIFPPYVGLAAGPEWFTGFLCYYMADVGLALVAVFAMLRTESIDKVESIMVRLGDIPAKTMMVVILVCIGPLLAMPRTCATTFSMAIVPLTGTDALWASLLFTVVFFGLTLAFSIRESALVDLVGRYLTPLLVSGLLLMIVMGTVTPIGPISEMPKIDNVPLMGINAGYQTLDVLAIIVFGLLIVNAMKARGYSTPRMKFISVGLASLIAGLFLFIVYGGLCYLGATISTMYPENVDKGILVMAISTRIFGSVGAGILSILIGLACLTTAIALAGSMGTFFSTLTNGKLPYKAGVIIACLFSAAVANFGLNNIIALAAPILTIVYPGVLAVILLSLFDTRIKNDNVFRFAAGGAMAVSFCEVMGWYWPETFAFIKALPFQGPGLGWLLPSAVCALAGAFVKPSTPKNAYSSR; encoded by the coding sequence ATGAAACAACTCAGCATCAATTCCATTATCGTTGGTTTCGCTCTTTTTTCCATGTTCTTCGGCGCGGGCAACATCATATTCCCGCCGTATGTCGGCCTTGCCGCCGGCCCCGAATGGTTCACGGGTTTTCTCTGTTACTACATGGCGGACGTCGGCCTTGCCCTGGTCGCGGTTTTCGCCATGCTGCGCACCGAAAGCATCGACAAGGTGGAGAGCATCATGGTCCGGCTGGGGGATATTCCCGCCAAAACCATGATGGTTGTCATCCTCGTCTGCATCGGCCCCCTCCTCGCCATGCCGCGCACCTGCGCCACGACCTTTTCCATGGCCATCGTGCCGCTGACGGGAACGGACGCTCTCTGGGCGTCGCTTCTCTTCACCGTTGTTTTCTTCGGCCTTACCCTGGCGTTTTCCATCAGGGAGTCCGCCCTTGTGGATCTTGTGGGCCGGTATCTTACGCCGCTCCTGGTTTCCGGCCTGCTCCTGATGATCGTCATGGGCACGGTCACCCCCATCGGCCCGATCAGCGAGATGCCGAAAATCGACAACGTTCCCTTGATGGGGATAAACGCCGGTTACCAGACCCTGGACGTTCTGGCGATCATCGTTTTCGGCCTGCTCATCGTCAACGCCATGAAGGCCAGGGGCTACTCCACGCCCCGCATGAAATTCATTTCCGTGGGGCTGGCGAGCCTCATTGCCGGGCTGTTTCTTTTCATCGTCTACGGGGGCCTGTGCTATCTTGGGGCGACCATTTCCACCATGTACCCGGAAAACGTGGACAAGGGCATACTGGTAATGGCCATATCCACCCGGATTTTCGGCTCCGTGGGCGCGGGTATTCTGAGCATCCTCATCGGCCTGGCCTGTCTTACGACGGCCATCGCGCTGGCAGGCTCCATGGGAACGTTTTTCAGCACCCTGACAAACGGCAAACTGCCCTACAAGGCCGGCGTCATAATCGCCTGCCTTTTCAGCGCGGCAGTCGCCAACTTCGGGCTGAACAACATTATCGCCCTGGCCGCGCCCATCCTGACCATCGTGTATCCCGGCGTGCTCGCGGTCATCCTTCTCTCGCTGTTTGACACCAGGATCAAAAACGACAACGTGTTCCGGTTTGCCGCCGGCGGCGCCATGGCCGTCAGCTTTTGCGAAGTCATGGGCTGGTACTGGCCGGAGACCTTCGCCTTTATCAAGGCCCTTCCCTTCCAGGGGCCGGGGCTCGGCTGGCTGCTCCCTTCCGCCGTCTGCGCCTTGGCCGGAGCGTTCGTCAAACCATCCACCCCAAAGAACGCCTATTCCAGCCGGTAG
- a CDS encoding Threonine dehydratase, which yields MDSIESFRRAEELLEPVIARTPLTRSGYFSSVTGNEVFFKAENLQVTGAYKIRGAYCKISQMPEAARARGIITSSAGNHAQGVAYAAKVMGAEAVIVMPSTTPLVKVNNTKKYGATVILHGDAYDEAYVHAAKLAEEKGYTFVHPFNDLEVATGQGTIAAEIYRGLPGADIILVPIGGGGLAAGVSTYAKMLNPAVRIIGVEPVGAASMHASLKKGAVTTLPTLDTIADGVAVKTPGDKVFPYIQANVADIILVDDREIPDAFLDMAENHKMIIETAGLLTVAALKHLGVTGKKVVSVLSGGNMDVLGMATLVHHGLISRGRVFSFTLTLPDKPGQLATALKIISELRGNIIRVEHNQFAYINRNAAVEVEVTLEAFGHEHKEEILNGLSRAGLVPTTCAPKPVW from the coding sequence ATGGACAGTATTGAGAGTTTTCGCCGGGCGGAAGAGTTGCTGGAGCCGGTCATCGCGCGGACGCCGCTTACCCGCAGCGGGTATTTTTCTTCCGTTACGGGCAATGAAGTTTTTTTCAAGGCGGAAAACTTGCAGGTAACCGGCGCGTATAAGATTCGCGGCGCGTACTGCAAAATTTCCCAGATGCCGGAGGCGGCGAGAGCGCGCGGCATCATCACCAGTTCCGCGGGCAACCACGCGCAGGGCGTGGCCTACGCCGCCAAGGTCATGGGAGCCGAAGCGGTGATCGTCATGCCGTCCACGACGCCCCTGGTCAAGGTGAACAACACCAAGAAATACGGCGCGACCGTCATCCTGCACGGTGACGCCTACGACGAAGCGTATGTGCATGCGGCGAAACTGGCGGAGGAAAAGGGCTATACCTTCGTCCACCCCTTTAACGATCTGGAAGTCGCCACGGGCCAGGGCACCATCGCCGCCGAGATTTACCGGGGGCTGCCGGGCGCGGATATCATTCTTGTGCCCATCGGCGGCGGGGGGCTTGCCGCCGGGGTGTCCACATACGCCAAGATGCTCAACCCGGCCGTGCGGATTATCGGGGTGGAACCCGTAGGCGCGGCGTCCATGCACGCATCCCTGAAAAAGGGCGCCGTAACCACGCTTCCCACGCTGGATACCATCGCGGACGGCGTTGCCGTCAAAACGCCGGGCGATAAAGTTTTTCCCTACATTCAGGCCAACGTGGCGGACATCATCCTCGTGGACGACCGGGAAATCCCGGACGCTTTCCTCGACATGGCTGAAAACCATAAAATGATTATCGAGACCGCGGGCCTGCTTACCGTCGCGGCGCTCAAGCATCTCGGCGTGACGGGGAAAAAGGTCGTTTCCGTCCTGAGCGGCGGCAACATGGACGTCTTGGGCATGGCAACCCTGGTGCACCACGGGCTTATCAGCAGGGGACGGGTATTTTCCTTTACCCTGACCCTGCCGGACAAACCCGGCCAGCTGGCCACCGCCCTGAAGATTATCAGCGAATTGCGCGGGAACATCATCCGCGTGGAGCACAACCAGTTCGCCTACATCAACAGGAACGCGGCCGTGGAGGTGGAGGTGACGCTCGAAGCCTTCGGCCACGAGCACAAGGAAGAGATCCTGAACGGCTTGTCCAGGGCCGGGCTCGTGCCGACAACCTGCGCGCCGAAACCCGTCTGGTAG
- a CDS encoding conserved hypothetical protein (Evidence 4 : Homologs of previously reported genes of unknown function): protein MSRETHVDEKILEAFHLMYDHFPESVTLVHKTKQIVAVNAAGKAAGREPGMFCIKQGRPEDHAICRAAKAVAKHRAQWVKASPSQDPDKSFVAFWLPVDGHPDFYVHFSIGYRVDYSQPPAE, encoded by the coding sequence ATGTCCAGAGAGACCCACGTAGACGAAAAAATTCTTGAAGCGTTCCATCTCATGTATGACCATTTCCCGGAATCGGTAACCCTGGTGCACAAGACGAAACAGATCGTGGCCGTCAATGCCGCCGGCAAAGCGGCCGGGCGGGAGCCCGGCATGTTCTGCATCAAACAGGGCCGGCCGGAGGACCATGCAATCTGCAGGGCGGCAAAGGCTGTCGCCAAACACCGGGCCCAGTGGGTGAAGGCCTCGCCGTCCCAGGATCCGGATAAAAGCTTCGTCGCGTTCTGGCTCCCGGTCGACGGGCACCCCGATTTTTATGTTCATTTTTCAATCGGGTACCGGGTTGACTATTCCCAGCCTCCGGCGGAGTGA
- the ald gene encoding Alanine dehydrogenase, with translation MKIGCPKEVKDNENRIGLTPNAVHAYVAAGHTVYIEKGAGAGSAVPDEEYAAAGAVILPDADAVWSSSDMIVKVKEPMPEEYGRMRENQIIYTYFHFAANETLTRACMEKKIIALAYETVEENNNLPLLKPMSEVAGRMAALMGAFYLAKPHGGRGTLPMGVTGLAPADVLIIGGGVVGINAARVAAGYGANVTILDVNLNRLEYLGQVLPRNVDPIFSDEVNLKHFLGTADIVVGAVLIPGAVAPKLIKREYLKLMKPGSVLVDVAIDQGGCSETSRPTTHSDPIYVIDNVVHYCVANMPGAYARTATFALNNATIRYGLMLANKGAEKACRENQALKLGLNMYKGSITFRAVAEAFGLMHEYRDVDTVIA, from the coding sequence ATGAAAATCGGATGCCCCAAAGAAGTCAAGGATAACGAAAATCGGATCGGGTTAACCCCCAACGCCGTCCATGCTTATGTGGCCGCGGGGCATACGGTGTATATCGAAAAAGGCGCCGGCGCGGGGTCCGCTGTTCCGGATGAAGAATATGCCGCGGCCGGAGCCGTTATACTGCCCGATGCCGACGCCGTCTGGTCCTCCTCGGACATGATCGTCAAGGTCAAGGAGCCTATGCCTGAAGAATACGGCAGGATGCGGGAAAACCAGATCATTTACACATACTTCCACTTCGCCGCGAATGAAACGCTCACCCGCGCCTGCATGGAAAAGAAGATTATCGCGCTTGCGTATGAGACGGTCGAGGAAAACAACAATCTGCCCCTCCTCAAACCCATGAGCGAAGTGGCCGGGCGCATGGCCGCCCTCATGGGCGCTTTTTATCTTGCCAAACCGCACGGCGGGCGCGGCACCCTGCCCATGGGCGTAACCGGCCTGGCTCCGGCGGACGTGCTCATCATCGGCGGCGGGGTCGTGGGCATCAACGCCGCCCGAGTTGCCGCCGGGTACGGCGCGAACGTGACCATTCTCGACGTCAACCTGAACCGCCTGGAATATCTCGGCCAGGTCCTGCCCCGCAACGTCGACCCGATTTTCAGCGACGAGGTCAACCTCAAACACTTCCTGGGAACGGCGGACATCGTCGTGGGCGCTGTGCTCATCCCCGGCGCCGTGGCGCCCAAACTCATCAAAAGGGAGTATCTCAAACTGATGAAACCCGGCTCCGTCCTGGTGGACGTGGCCATTGACCAGGGCGGCTGCAGTGAGACATCCCGCCCGACAACCCACAGCGATCCCATCTACGTCATAGATAACGTTGTCCACTACTGTGTGGCGAACATGCCCGGTGCGTACGCCCGCACCGCCACTTTCGCATTGAACAACGCCACCATCCGCTACGGCCTGATGCTCGCGAATAAAGGAGCGGAAAAAGCCTGCCGGGAAAATCAGGCGCTGAAACTGGGCCTCAATATGTACAAGGGAAGCATCACCTTCAGGGCCGTGGCCGAAGCATTCGGCCTGATGCACGAATACAGGGACGTCGACACGGTCATTGCCTAA